In one window of Henckelia pumila isolate YLH828 chromosome 1, ASM3356847v2, whole genome shotgun sequence DNA:
- the LOC140889213 gene encoding uncharacterized protein has translation MEAGQLEIGGTAKNLMGAYPAAANPSIPVAQAEHYGSPKVAPQLASSAKKRARTVDSHFPIEKNTPPSVSNCYFFKSRLQEYAQKASIRTPVYETIKEGPSHEPSFRSTVIVNDVRYDSLPGFSNRKAAEQSAAEVALMELASLVDMKFGISQPVHDTGLCKNLLQEYAQKMNYAIPLYECHLDNQSGRKPMYSCVLEIGGIKYIGASASTKKEAEIKVARTALLAIKSTTSAFEDEVGYHTVIPHKKKVTDLGISTQETAAALKPKKGRFKKKHWKKRSIENCNFAKGKMPAGLEVNLNCQTRVESAVTGAANSQHSAGTDNLEVNMDRQEVLQVSVADAVGSIVETAVDSQIETPVAHIGIPVSGIETPAVSLMEKPAVSQIETPVGSGGSVVSNADSFQEPDSEPALVETMSSFTHPDTCNKNLEKPVVSSDEGLREDRGSASMDVEP, from the exons ATGGAAGCTGGCCAGCTTGAAATTGGTGGTACTGCCAAGAATTTAATGGGAGCCTATCCTGCGGCTGCCAACCCTTCCATCCCAGTTGCCCAGGCAGAACATTATGGAAGTCCAAAGGTTGCCCCTCAACTGGCATCATCTGCAAAAAAGAGGGCAAGGACAGTTGACAGTCATTTTCCAATCGAGAAAAATACACCTCCGA GCGTCTCAAACTGTTATTTCTTCAAGAGTCGCTTGCAAGAGTATGCTCAGAAAGCAAGTATTCGAACACCAGTTTATGAAACTATCAAGGAAGGTCCTTCTCATGAGCCTTCCTTTAGGTCAACTGTGATTGTGAACGATGTTAGATATGATTCTCTACCTGGTTTTTCCAACCGCAAAGCAGCAGAACAATCAGCTGCCGAAGTTGCGCTCATGGAACTTGCCAGCTTAGTCGATATGAAGTTTGGCATCTCTCAACCAGTG CATGACACAGGCTTGTGTAAAAATTTGTTGCAAGAATACGCCCAAAAGATGAACTATGCAATCCCGCTGTACGAGTGTCATCTGGATAACCAATCAGGCAGAAAGCCCATGTATTCTTGTGTTCTTGAAATTGGGGGTATCAAGTATATTGGGGCTTCTGCGAGTACAAAAAAGGAAGCTGAGATTAAAGTTGCCAGGACTGCGTTGTTAGCCATCAAGTCTACAACTTCTGCCTTTGAGGATGAGGTTGGGTACCACACGGTTATTCCACATAAAAAGAAAGTAACTGATCTTGGAATCAGCACTCAGGAAACTGCTGCAGCGCTCAAACCAAAGAAAGGGCGTTTCAAGAAGAAGCATTGGAAGAAGCGTTCTATCGAGAATTGTAACTTTGCTAAAGGTAAGATGCCTGCTGGATTGGAGGTGAATTTGAATTGTCAGACCAGGGTTGAATCTGCTGTAACTGGTGCTGCTAATTCCCAACATAGTGCGGGTACAGATAACTTGGAAGTCAACATGGACAGACAGGAAGTACTACAAGTGAGTGTTGCTGATGCTGTTGGCTCCATTGTTGAGACAGCTGTTGATTCCCAAATTGAGACTCCTGTTGCCCATATAGGGATACCTGTTTCCGGGATAGAGACTCCTGCTGTTTCACTGATGGAGAAGCCTGCTGTTTCTCAAATTGAAACCCCTGTTGGTTCAGGGGGATCAGTTGTATCCAATGCTGACAGCTTCCAAGAACCAGACTCTGAACCTGCACTCGTGGAAACTATGTCCAGTTTTACTCATCCAGACACATGCAACAAGAATCTGGAAAAGCCTGTGGTTTCATCTGATGAAGGACTTCGAGAAGACAGAGGATCTGCATCCATGGATGTGGAACCCTGA